One window from the genome of Thermococcus siculi encodes:
- a CDS encoding molybdenum cofactor synthesis domain-containing protein → MAFLKVVPLEKALEVINSFPLEPKVEKVPLGEALGRVLAEDIASPIDVPPFDRATVDGYAVRAEDTFMASESEPVRLRVVGEINAGDTPEIELKPGESVYISTGAPLPKGADAVIQFEDVEREDDEVVIYKPAYPSLGVMKAGADIPKGKLLLRKGTRLTFKETALLSAVGLSEVPVFRKPRVAVISTGNEVVLPGDELEQGQIYDINGRAIADAVRELGGEAFFLGIARDDRESLKALVEKGVECCDIVLLSGGASGGIRDLTNSIIEELGEVKIHGIAIQPGKPTVIGLIDGKPVFGLPGYPTSCLTNFTLLVAPLLRKLIGREGEVRKVRKRLAHKVFSVKGRRQFLPVKIEGEKAVPILKGSGAVTSFVDADGFIEVPENVEILDAGEEVEVTFFG, encoded by the coding sequence ATGGCGTTCCTGAAGGTCGTTCCCCTTGAGAAGGCACTTGAGGTTATCAACTCATTCCCGCTGGAGCCAAAGGTCGAGAAGGTTCCGCTCGGGGAGGCCCTCGGCAGGGTCCTCGCGGAAGACATCGCCTCCCCCATCGACGTGCCGCCCTTCGACAGGGCCACCGTTGACGGCTACGCTGTTAGGGCCGAGGACACCTTCATGGCCAGTGAGAGCGAGCCGGTTCGGTTGAGGGTCGTCGGCGAGATAAACGCGGGGGATACCCCCGAGATTGAGCTTAAGCCCGGCGAGTCGGTCTACATATCCACCGGTGCACCCCTTCCAAAGGGCGCCGATGCGGTAATACAGTTCGAGGACGTGGAAAGGGAGGATGATGAGGTCGTCATCTACAAGCCCGCCTATCCCTCCCTGGGCGTCATGAAGGCTGGGGCTGACATACCGAAGGGCAAGCTTCTCCTGAGAAAGGGGACAAGGCTGACCTTCAAGGAGACTGCGTTGCTTTCCGCTGTCGGCCTCTCGGAGGTTCCCGTTTTCAGGAAGCCAAGGGTGGCGGTCATAAGCACGGGCAACGAGGTCGTCCTCCCCGGGGACGAGCTGGAGCAGGGGCAGATTTACGACATCAACGGCCGCGCCATAGCGGATGCGGTTAGGGAACTTGGAGGCGAGGCATTCTTCCTCGGAATAGCGAGGGACGACCGTGAGAGCCTCAAAGCGCTTGTCGAAAAAGGCGTCGAGTGCTGCGATATCGTCCTCCTCAGCGGGGGTGCAAGCGGCGGCATAAGGGACCTGACTAACTCGATCATCGAGGAGCTGGGCGAGGTGAAGATACACGGCATAGCCATACAGCCGGGCAAGCCGACCGTCATAGGACTCATCGATGGAAAGCCGGTCTTCGGACTTCCTGGTTATCCAACGAGCTGCCTTACCAACTTCACCCTCCTCGTTGCGCCGCTCCTCAGGAAGCTCATCGGCAGGGAGGGTGAGGTCAGGAAGGTCAGGAAGAGGCTCGCCCACAAGGTCTTCTCTGTCAAGGGCAGGAGGCAGTTCCTGCCCGTGAAGATAGAGGGTGAGAAAGCAGTTCCGATACTGAAGGGCAGCGGCGCGGTTACGAGCTTCGTCGACGCCGACGGCTTCATAGAGGTGCCGGAGAATGTCGAGATACTTGATGCAGGTGAGGAAGTGGAGGTCACCTTCTTCGGCTGA
- a CDS encoding ATP-binding protein — translation MKAVFVDRKKELEFLERKWNERGAQLIVIYGRRRVGKTMLLKEFLKGKKGVYFLATADSIGENTRELGEKFAELTGREYFREVHDFGRLFRYLAEEIKDERVAVVLDEFQYLISLEPGILSVLQKAWDEHLKGAGVFLVLCGSSIGMMERTLEYKSPLYGRRTGAWKVEPFDIRGIAEMFPERSMEELVKVYAVFGGVPFYLDLIRNLSVEDAIREKVLRKGEVLYEEPEFLLREELREPRVYKLILKGLALGYESLGELVNFTGLERGNLSRYLDTLERLGLVGYELPYGKRKRGRYYIRDNFFNFWFRFVYPNLADLELGLADEVWGKIRVELNAYYGKMFERLVREMLKLRILDFGQKSVSRWWHKGEEIDAIAELKDGLLFVEVKWRDLSRKEAEKILRDLERKAKRFEGEKKFLLIARKIEDKGDGMLDLEDLERKIRTS, via the coding sequence GTGAAAGCGGTGTTCGTGGACAGGAAGAAGGAGCTGGAGTTCCTTGAGAGGAAGTGGAATGAGAGGGGTGCACAGCTCATAGTCATCTATGGCCGTAGAAGGGTCGGCAAAACCATGCTTCTAAAGGAGTTCCTGAAGGGAAAGAAAGGGGTTTATTTCCTCGCCACGGCCGATTCAATAGGAGAAAACACCAGGGAGTTAGGTGAAAAGTTTGCCGAACTGACGGGAAGAGAGTACTTCAGGGAAGTCCACGACTTTGGGAGGCTCTTCCGCTATCTCGCAGAGGAGATCAAAGACGAGAGGGTTGCCGTTGTTCTCGACGAGTTTCAGTATTTGATTTCCCTCGAACCTGGAATACTCAGCGTTCTTCAGAAGGCCTGGGATGAGCACCTGAAGGGGGCAGGCGTCTTCCTCGTCCTCTGCGGCTCCTCGATCGGGATGATGGAGAGAACCCTCGAGTACAAAAGCCCTCTCTACGGGAGAAGAACCGGGGCCTGGAAGGTTGAACCCTTCGACATCCGGGGTATAGCGGAGATGTTCCCGGAGAGGAGCATGGAGGAGCTAGTGAAGGTTTACGCAGTCTTTGGCGGCGTCCCCTTCTACCTCGACCTCATCCGAAACCTCAGCGTTGAAGATGCAATAAGGGAGAAGGTGTTGAGGAAGGGCGAGGTTCTCTACGAGGAGCCGGAGTTCCTCCTCAGGGAGGAGCTGAGGGAGCCTAGAGTTTACAAGCTGATCCTAAAGGGGCTTGCACTCGGCTACGAGAGCCTCGGAGAACTGGTCAACTTCACGGGGCTTGAGCGCGGCAACCTGTCAAGATATTTGGACACTCTCGAAAGGCTGGGGCTTGTGGGTTACGAACTGCCCTACGGGAAGAGGAAGCGGGGGAGGTACTACATCAGGGACAACTTCTTCAACTTCTGGTTCCGCTTCGTTTACCCAAACCTGGCCGACCTCGAGCTGGGCCTCGCCGATGAAGTATGGGGAAAGATTAGGGTGGAGCTAAACGCCTACTATGGGAAGATGTTCGAGAGGCTCGTGAGGGAGATGCTTAAGCTCAGAATCCTCGATTTCGGACAGAAAAGCGTCTCGAGGTGGTGGCACAAGGGGGAGGAGATAGATGCCATAGCGGAACTCAAAGATGGACTGCTCTTCGTTGAGGTGAAGTGGAGGGATCTTAGCAGGAAAGAGGCCGAGAAAATCCTCAGAGATCTTGAAAGAAAGGCGAAGCGCTTTGAGGGGGAGAAGAAGTTCCTGCTAATAGCCCGGAAAATTGAGGACAAGGGTGATGGGATGCTCGATCTGGAGGATTTGGAGAGGAAAATAAGGACCTCCTAA